One part of the Terrimicrobium sacchariphilum genome encodes these proteins:
- a CDS encoding HAD family hydrolase, with translation MSDFYAIFDWDGVVIDSSSAHERSWEMLAAEINKPLPPDHFKRGFGKKNQIIIPTILDWSHDEAEIIALGDRKEELYRDIVRDEGVEILPGAVEMFQALKAAGIPRAIGSSTPRGNLDAIFASTGLDQYFDAVVCGDDVVHGKPAPDVFLKGAEFLRADPAKCVVFEDALFGIEAAQRAGMKVVGIATTNPPELLSHADLVAPNLAGVTVDDLRKLFVA, from the coding sequence ATGAGTGACTTTTACGCGATCTTTGACTGGGACGGCGTGGTTATTGACTCGTCCAGCGCCCACGAGCGTTCGTGGGAAATGCTGGCGGCGGAAATCAACAAGCCGCTGCCTCCGGACCACTTCAAGCGGGGTTTCGGCAAAAAGAACCAGATCATCATCCCGACGATTCTGGACTGGAGCCACGACGAGGCGGAGATCATCGCGCTGGGTGATCGCAAGGAGGAGCTGTATCGCGATATCGTTCGCGACGAGGGCGTGGAGATCCTGCCGGGTGCGGTGGAGATGTTTCAGGCGCTCAAGGCTGCGGGAATTCCTCGCGCCATCGGATCATCGACGCCGCGCGGCAACCTCGACGCCATCTTTGCCTCGACGGGGCTGGATCAGTATTTCGACGCCGTGGTTTGCGGCGATGATGTGGTCCATGGCAAACCCGCGCCCGATGTGTTCCTGAAAGGAGCCGAGTTTCTGCGCGCCGACCCCGCGAAATGCGTCGTCTTTGAAGACGCGCTTTTCGGCATCGAGGCGGCGCAGCGCGCGGGCATGAAAGTCGTGGGAATCGCGACGACAAATCCGCCGGAACTCCTGTCGCACGCCGATCTGGTCGCGCCTAATCTGGCCGGTGTGACGGTTGACGATCTGCGGAAGCTCTTCGTCGCCTGA
- the ispD gene encoding 2-C-methyl-D-erythritol 4-phosphate cytidylyltransferase: protein MSVPTLAAIIVAAGSSRRMGFDKLTAPLGGKPLVRHSLEAFCRTAEVSRVVLVCSAERIGEFSEIAAGLPKVSRIVAGGVERAHSVLEGVRALVEDRPEFVAVHDGARPLITPEAISQCFREAIEHGASVSAEPVTDTLHRTDAGRFARETVSRDNLWRMQTPQVMRTDLLERLLKESISLGGAITDEISLLIRSGGSARIVENPDWNFKVTYPRDLELAELILSKRNA, encoded by the coding sequence GTGAGCGTGCCGACGCTCGCCGCCATCATCGTCGCCGCGGGATCGAGCCGCAGGATGGGTTTTGACAAGCTCACCGCTCCGCTCGGCGGCAAGCCGCTGGTCCGGCATAGCCTGGAGGCGTTTTGCCGGACGGCTGAGGTTTCCCGCGTCGTGCTCGTATGCTCGGCGGAGCGAATCGGAGAGTTTTCTGAAATCGCCGCCGGTTTGCCCAAGGTTTCCCGCATCGTGGCGGGAGGCGTCGAGCGTGCTCACAGCGTGCTGGAGGGCGTCCGGGCGCTGGTTGAGGATCGCCCGGAGTTTGTCGCGGTGCATGATGGGGCGCGACCTCTCATCACGCCGGAGGCGATCAGCCAGTGCTTCCGCGAGGCTATCGAGCATGGTGCCTCCGTGAGCGCGGAGCCGGTGACGGACACGCTCCATCGCACGGATGCCGGGCGTTTTGCCCGTGAAACCGTTTCCCGGGATAACCTCTGGCGGATGCAGACCCCGCAGGTGATGCGGACGGATTTACTGGAGCGCCTTTTAAAGGAATCCATCTCCCTTGGCGGCGCGATAACGGATGAAATCTCGCTCCTTATCCGCTCCGGCGGTTCCGCCCGCATCGTCGAAAATCCCGACTGGAATTTCAAAGTGACCTACCCGCGAGACCTGGAGCTCGCCGAATTGATTTTATCGAAACGCAACGCATGA
- a CDS encoding YoaK family protein produces the protein MTAAAPQTRAGFSETCLLASVGGSVDAIGVITLGGLFVSHMSGNTAAQGVFFGQGQWWLAWPHLVAVPIFLLGLFLGYLLMERAPTPRQCAGVLVLEAGLLFVFFILLLMGADYRVENPWTFLTAVPPLIAMGIQNATLRGLKLSAFPSTYVTGVLDTVGRTFAKAIAGKAEERAENALMARRAAMVWTSYALGAIAGSAIFLGIGKWVVLFPITSLLAVAWSVARR, from the coding sequence ATGACCGCCGCCGCGCCGCAGACACGAGCCGGGTTTTCCGAGACGTGCCTGCTTGCCTCCGTGGGCGGTTCGGTCGACGCGATTGGCGTCATCACGCTGGGCGGGTTGTTCGTTTCCCACATGAGTGGAAACACCGCCGCGCAGGGTGTCTTTTTCGGGCAGGGGCAGTGGTGGCTGGCGTGGCCGCATCTCGTGGCCGTACCGATTTTCCTGCTCGGGCTCTTCCTCGGCTATCTCCTGATGGAGCGCGCCCCGACCCCTCGGCAGTGCGCCGGGGTTCTGGTGCTGGAGGCCGGGCTGCTATTCGTCTTTTTCATCCTGCTCCTGATGGGGGCGGACTATCGAGTGGAGAATCCCTGGACGTTTCTCACGGCGGTTCCGCCGTTGATCGCCATGGGCATCCAGAACGCCACCCTGCGGGGGCTGAAACTCTCGGCCTTTCCCTCGACCTACGTGACCGGGGTGCTCGACACGGTGGGCCGGACTTTTGCCAAAGCCATCGCCGGGAAGGCAGAGGAGCGTGCGGAGAATGCCCTCATGGCCCGGCGTGCGGCGATGGTCTGGACCTCCTATGCGCTGGGTGCGATTGCAGGCAGCGCGATCTTTTTGGGCATCGGGAAGTGGGTTGTCCTCTTCCCGATCACCTCGCTCCTGGCGGTGGCGTGGTCGGTCGCCAGGAGGTGA
- the gltX gene encoding glutamate--tRNA ligase has product MSVRTRFAPSPTGYLHVGGARTALFNWLYARRFGGTLVLRVEDTDDKRNTAEAVQAIYDGMTWLGLDWDEGPDKGGNYGPYRQSERNAIYEKYLAILEQGGYLYEDEGAIRFRSPRKSVLVEDLVCGRIEFDMSNPATHPDMTIRRPDGSWIFHFVNVVDDIEMKISHVIRGEDHLSNTPKHVELYKALGFEPPKFAHIPLILNHEGKKLSKRDGGSSVQYFIENGYAPEAVINYLCLLGWSPKDNREVISIEEVSQIFELENINRRNAIFDLDKCFWLNGQYIQNMPIERFAELSLPFIEKAGVNYGTKEALLPALAIVKPKVKHLSDVPDWIGFLFTEDFAFDPASVEKSLRKEGALERLKQLGEAFSTVTEWTHPNIEAKLKELAASLGVKVGELVHPARVAVSGRSVGPGLYEMMEVLGKDRVLSRFARAATI; this is encoded by the coding sequence ATGTCTGTTCGCACCCGTTTTGCTCCCTCGCCCACCGGCTACCTCCACGTCGGAGGCGCCCGCACGGCCCTTTTTAACTGGCTCTACGCCCGTCGCTTCGGCGGCACACTCGTCCTCCGCGTGGAGGATACCGACGACAAGCGCAACACCGCCGAGGCCGTCCAGGCCATCTATGATGGCATGACCTGGCTCGGGCTCGATTGGGATGAAGGTCCGGACAAGGGAGGCAACTACGGCCCGTACCGCCAGAGCGAGCGCAACGCCATTTACGAGAAGTACCTCGCCATCCTCGAGCAGGGCGGCTACCTCTACGAGGACGAGGGCGCGATCCGCTTCCGCTCACCCCGCAAGAGCGTGCTCGTCGAGGACCTCGTCTGCGGTCGCATCGAGTTTGACATGTCCAACCCGGCGACCCACCCCGACATGACGATCCGCCGCCCGGATGGCTCGTGGATTTTCCACTTCGTCAACGTGGTCGACGACATCGAGATGAAAATCTCCCACGTCATTCGCGGTGAGGATCACCTTTCGAATACCCCGAAGCACGTCGAGCTCTACAAGGCCCTCGGCTTCGAGCCGCCGAAGTTCGCCCACATCCCGCTCATCCTCAATCACGAGGGCAAAAAACTGAGCAAGCGCGATGGCGGTTCCAGCGTGCAGTATTTCATCGAAAACGGCTACGCTCCCGAGGCGGTCATCAACTATCTCTGCCTCCTCGGCTGGTCGCCCAAGGACAACCGCGAAGTGATCTCCATCGAGGAAGTTAGCCAGATTTTCGAGCTGGAGAACATCAATCGCCGCAACGCGATCTTCGACCTCGACAAGTGCTTCTGGCTCAATGGCCAGTACATCCAGAACATGCCGATCGAGCGGTTCGCCGAGCTTTCCCTGCCCTTCATCGAAAAGGCCGGCGTGAACTACGGCACGAAGGAAGCCCTCCTGCCCGCACTCGCCATCGTGAAGCCCAAGGTCAAGCACCTTAGCGACGTGCCGGACTGGATCGGCTTCCTCTTCACCGAGGACTTCGCCTTTGATCCCGCGTCTGTGGAGAAGAGCCTGCGCAAGGAAGGCGCGCTTGAGCGGCTCAAGCAGCTCGGCGAGGCGTTCTCGACCGTGACGGAGTGGACCCATCCCAACATCGAGGCCAAACTCAAAGAACTGGCCGCCTCGCTCGGCGTGAAGGTCGGCGAACTCGTCCACCCGGCCCGCGTGGCCGTGAGCGGACGCTCCGTCGGCCCCGGCCTGTACGAAATGATGGAGGTTCTCGGCAAAGACCGCGTGCTCTCCCGTTTCGCCCGCGCCGCGACGATCTAG
- the tsaB gene encoding tRNA (adenosine(37)-N6)-threonylcarbamoyltransferase complex dimerization subunit type 1 TsaB has translation MILAIESSGPVGGAALVEGDAVIAERLVDAPRGRGTALVGLVSELLAMAPGLERVVVGIGPGSYNGIRGALALGWGIAAARQVPLIGLSSLLGFSDERYAAAGDARRGQYYWARVENGRFIEEPAIFEKDDFERKVSEAARLPIFLPSPIEGVEGTVQAASAAILARRGVFADPVPGVPEPLYLKPAFINLPGKK, from the coding sequence ATGATTCTGGCCATCGAAAGCTCGGGTCCGGTCGGCGGGGCGGCTCTCGTGGAGGGTGATGCCGTTATTGCGGAGCGATTGGTCGACGCGCCACGCGGTCGAGGCACGGCCCTCGTCGGGCTGGTTTCTGAATTACTAGCCATGGCTCCGGGACTTGAGCGTGTCGTCGTCGGGATCGGACCGGGCAGCTATAATGGCATTCGTGGAGCACTCGCCCTGGGGTGGGGAATCGCCGCCGCTCGCCAGGTTCCGCTCATCGGTCTTTCCTCGCTTCTCGGTTTTTCCGACGAGCGATATGCCGCCGCAGGCGATGCCCGCCGGGGCCAATATTACTGGGCGCGGGTGGAGAATGGGCGGTTCATTGAGGAACCGGCGATTTTTGAAAAGGACGACTTTGAACGCAAAGTCTCGGAAGCGGCACGATTGCCGATCTTCCTGCCATCTCCGATCGAAGGAGTAGAGGGAACCGTCCAAGCAGCCTCCGCTGCGATTCTCGCCCGGCGCGGGGTATTCGCCGACCCGGTGCCGGGGGTGCCGGAACCACTCTATCTGAAGCCCGCCTTTATCAATCTGCCGGGTAAAAAATAG
- a CDS encoding M16 family metallopeptidase, with protein MKTELTTLPSGLRVATCEIPHAETASLGIWADVGGRHEPAKLNGISHFIEHMLFKGTKRRSARRIMEEVEGVGGDLNAYTAEERTCYYAAAAAEFFPRLCDVLSDLYLDAKFSLTDIERERGVIGEEILMYRDEPASCVQEMLNEHYWPNHPLGRPLTGTLETIASFKRDDFLDYRTSHYHAGSTVVSAAGKLKHEEVVDRIAKLFESIPKKRATRFSKAPEPKAKTRIISEKRDTQQTQIAIGLPGPSHFDPRRYAVQILHVILGGNGSSRLFQEVREKRGLCYSVSTHPSAFHDTGMLNVSLGLEQKNVEKSLRLILAAFETIKSKPVGAAELRRAKEYAVGTSRMSLERTSNQNMRIGGSVLVYGKITDPEDVHAKLRAVTADDVMAAARDFLDTSRATIAVIGPSPDDRKILSLFES; from the coding sequence ATGAAAACCGAGCTGACCACACTGCCCTCCGGCCTGAGAGTGGCGACCTGTGAGATTCCGCACGCGGAAACCGCCTCCCTGGGTATCTGGGCCGACGTCGGCGGACGCCACGAGCCCGCAAAGCTGAACGGCATTTCGCATTTCATCGAGCACATGCTCTTCAAGGGCACCAAACGCCGCTCGGCCCGCCGCATCATGGAAGAGGTGGAGGGCGTCGGCGGCGACCTGAATGCCTACACCGCCGAGGAACGCACCTGCTATTATGCCGCAGCGGCGGCGGAGTTCTTCCCGCGCCTTTGCGACGTGCTAAGCGACCTGTATCTGGACGCAAAGTTTTCGCTCACGGACATCGAGCGGGAAAGGGGAGTCATCGGGGAGGAAATCCTCATGTACCGGGATGAACCCGCCTCCTGCGTACAGGAGATGCTCAATGAGCACTACTGGCCGAATCACCCGCTGGGCCGTCCGCTCACCGGCACGCTGGAAACCATCGCAAGTTTCAAGCGCGACGACTTCCTCGACTATCGCACCTCACATTATCACGCAGGCAGCACGGTGGTTTCCGCCGCCGGCAAGCTGAAGCATGAAGAGGTCGTCGACCGGATCGCGAAACTCTTCGAGTCCATTCCCAAAAAACGCGCTACGCGCTTCTCCAAAGCACCCGAGCCGAAGGCGAAGACGCGCATCATTTCCGAAAAACGCGACACGCAGCAGACCCAGATCGCCATCGGGTTGCCGGGGCCAAGTCACTTCGATCCCCGCCGTTATGCGGTGCAGATTTTGCATGTGATTCTGGGCGGCAACGGCAGCTCGCGACTCTTTCAGGAGGTGCGCGAAAAGCGCGGCTTGTGCTACTCAGTCAGCACACATCCCTCGGCCTTTCACGACACGGGCATGCTCAATGTCTCGCTCGGGCTTGAGCAAAAGAACGTCGAGAAATCGCTCCGCCTCATCCTGGCGGCTTTTGAGACGATCAAGAGCAAGCCGGTCGGCGCGGCGGAACTGCGACGCGCCAAGGAGTACGCCGTCGGCACCAGCCGCATGTCGCTGGAGCGCACGTCGAACCAGAACATGCGTATTGGCGGCTCCGTGCTGGTCTATGGAAAAATCACCGATCCCGAGGACGTGCATGCCAAGCTGCGAGCGGTGACGGCGGATGACGTGATGGCCGCGGCCCGGGATTTCCTCGATACGAGCCGGGCGACGATCGCGGTGATCGGGCCCTCGCCGGACGACAGGAAGATTCTCAGCCTTTTCGAATCATGA
- a CDS encoding GatB/YqeY domain-containing protein, which yields MSLQAQVDNDIKDAMRAKDMPRLNTLRLLKAALKNTAIEKGGADAVLDDVEASAVIRKQVKQRQDSIEGFEKGGRPELAANEKAEIEILSAYLPKALSAEELAVIVRDAIAEAGATTRQQMGAVMKIASAKAAGRADGKALSSEVQKQLS from the coding sequence ATGAGTCTCCAAGCCCAAGTCGACAACGACATCAAGGACGCAATGCGCGCCAAGGACATGCCGCGCCTGAACACCCTGCGTCTCCTCAAAGCCGCCCTCAAAAACACTGCCATCGAAAAGGGCGGGGCGGACGCCGTGCTCGACGACGTGGAGGCCTCCGCGGTCATTCGCAAGCAGGTGAAGCAGCGCCAGGATTCCATCGAGGGATTCGAAAAGGGCGGTCGCCCGGAACTCGCTGCCAACGAAAAGGCTGAGATCGAGATCCTGAGCGCGTACCTGCCGAAGGCGCTTTCCGCCGAGGAACTCGCCGTCATCGTGCGTGACGCCATCGCCGAGGCCGGAGCGACCACCCGCCAGCAGATGGGCGCGGTGATGAAGATCGCCTCCGCCAAGGCAGCGGGCCGCGCGGATGGCAAAGCTCTCAGCTCGGAGGTCCAAAAGCAGCTTTCGTGA
- a CDS encoding glucose-6-phosphate isomerase, protein MSSISLWNRFQSHFLRYDDLGVSLDISRMDFADDFLSSKAEAAKNAVTQMLALEKGAIANPDEHRMVGHYWLRDSSLAPTKELADEIENTKAAILGFAADVHSGKILSSTGKKFTDLLLVGIGGSALGPQLVADSLWSSKDPIAVHFFDNTDPDGMEKVVEQLGKKLETTLVAVVSKSGGTKESRNGMLVAQDAIKKAGLDFPKHFVAVTGEGSELDKVATAEGWLKRFPMWDWVGGRTSVMSAVGLLPMALQGLDVEAFLAGAKAIDAKTRTDDLSKNASLLLALMWWHAGGGRGAKDMVVLPYKDRLLLFSRYLQQLVMESLGKELDLNGNVVNQGIAVYGNKGSTDQHAYVQQLRDGVNNFFITFVEVRKASPVAQLEVEPGVESGDYLQGFLRGTRTALHEKGRESITVSIPEFNAFYLGVLIGLYERAVGFYGTLVNINAYHQPGVEAGKKAAARVLELQAKTLAYLADNKGKAFTADQIAAAIGADAENVFHVARHIAANKPGVVYTTGANPGADTVSLA, encoded by the coding sequence ATGAGCTCAATCTCCCTTTGGAATCGGTTTCAGTCTCATTTCCTCCGTTACGACGACCTCGGCGTGTCGCTCGACATCAGCCGGATGGATTTTGCGGATGATTTCCTCAGCAGCAAGGCCGAGGCGGCGAAGAACGCCGTAACCCAGATGCTCGCCCTGGAAAAGGGAGCCATCGCCAACCCGGACGAGCACCGCATGGTCGGCCACTACTGGCTCCGGGACTCCAGCCTCGCCCCGACGAAGGAGTTGGCCGATGAGATTGAGAACACCAAGGCCGCCATCCTCGGCTTCGCCGCCGACGTTCACTCCGGCAAGATCCTTTCCTCGACGGGCAAGAAGTTCACCGACCTCCTCCTCGTCGGCATCGGCGGTTCCGCCCTCGGCCCGCAGCTCGTGGCGGACAGCCTCTGGTCGTCCAAGGACCCGATCGCGGTTCATTTCTTTGACAACACCGACCCCGACGGCATGGAAAAGGTCGTCGAGCAGCTCGGCAAAAAGCTCGAGACCACCCTCGTCGCTGTCGTCTCGAAGAGCGGCGGCACCAAGGAATCCCGCAACGGCATGCTCGTCGCGCAGGATGCGATCAAGAAGGCCGGGCTCGATTTCCCGAAGCATTTTGTCGCCGTCACCGGTGAAGGCAGCGAACTCGACAAGGTCGCCACGGCGGAAGGCTGGCTGAAGCGCTTCCCGATGTGGGATTGGGTCGGCGGACGCACCTCCGTCATGAGCGCGGTCGGTCTGCTCCCGATGGCCCTCCAGGGTCTCGATGTCGAGGCCTTCCTCGCCGGAGCCAAGGCGATCGACGCCAAGACCCGCACGGATGATCTTTCGAAGAACGCCTCGCTCCTGCTCGCCCTCATGTGGTGGCACGCGGGCGGCGGCCGCGGCGCGAAGGACATGGTCGTCCTCCCGTACAAGGATCGCCTCCTCCTCTTCAGCCGCTACCTCCAGCAGCTCGTCATGGAGTCCCTCGGCAAGGAGCTCGACCTGAATGGCAACGTGGTCAACCAGGGCATCGCCGTCTACGGCAACAAGGGCTCGACCGACCAGCACGCCTACGTCCAGCAGCTCCGCGACGGCGTGAACAATTTCTTCATCACCTTTGTGGAGGTGCGCAAGGCCTCGCCCGTCGCACAGCTCGAGGTGGAACCCGGCGTCGAAAGCGGCGACTACCTGCAGGGCTTCCTGCGCGGCACCCGCACGGCCCTCCATGAAAAGGGCCGCGAGTCCATCACCGTCAGCATCCCGGAGTTCAACGCCTTTTACCTCGGCGTACTCATCGGCCTGTACGAGCGCGCTGTGGGCTTCTACGGCACGCTGGTGAATATCAACGCCTACCATCAGCCCGGCGTGGAGGCTGGCAAGAAAGCCGCCGCCCGCGTGCTGGAGCTGCAGGCGAAGACCCTCGCCTATCTCGCCGATAACAAGGGCAAGGCCTTCACCGCCGACCAGATCGCCGCAGCGATCGGAGCCGACGCGGAGAATGTCTTCCACGTCGCCCGCCACATCGCGGCAAACAAGCCCGGCGTCGTTTACACAACCGGAGCCAATCCGGGTGCCGACACCGTTTCTCTCGCCTGA
- the tsaE gene encoding tRNA (adenosine(37)-N6)-threonylcarbamoyltransferase complex ATPase subunit type 1 TsaE, producing the protein MANRKLLPTRLLSEEGAICRTEAEMISLGEEVGRLLGLGDVVSLEGPLGAGKTQFSKGLAAGLESRAEVSSPTFALVHEYDGGRVPVAHFDFYRLESADELLTTGYDDNVAEGVTIVEWGNKFPEVLPASALRFVFEVVDPSTRVVRLVS; encoded by the coding sequence ATGGCAAACCGAAAACTGTTACCAACCCGTCTTCTCTCGGAGGAAGGCGCGATCTGTCGCACCGAGGCGGAAATGATTTCTCTCGGCGAGGAAGTCGGCCGTTTGCTGGGCCTTGGCGACGTCGTGAGCCTGGAAGGCCCCCTTGGAGCGGGAAAGACGCAGTTTTCCAAGGGCCTCGCAGCGGGTTTGGAAAGCCGGGCCGAGGTATCGAGTCCGACCTTTGCCCTGGTGCATGAATACGATGGCGGCAGGGTGCCGGTGGCGCACTTTGACTTTTACCGGCTGGAGTCTGCCGACGAACTCCTCACGACCGGTTATGACGATAATGTCGCGGAAGGCGTGACGATCGTGGAGTGGGGGAATAAGTTCCCCGAGGTGCTCCCTGCGTCTGCGCTTCGTTTTGTTTTTGAGGTTGTCGATCCGTCCACCCGTGTCGTGAGGCTGGTGTCATGA
- a CDS encoding PEP-CTERM sorting domain-containing protein (PEP-CTERM proteins occur, often in large numbers, in the proteomes of bacteria that also encode an exosortase, a predicted intramembrane cysteine proteinase. The presence of a PEP-CTERM domain at a protein's C-terminus predicts cleavage within the sorting domain, followed by covalent anchoring to some some component of the (usually Gram-negative) cell surface. Many PEP-CTERM proteins exhibit an unusual sequence composition that includes large numbers of potential glycosylation sites. Expression of one such protein has been shown restore the ability of a bacterium to form floc, a type of biofilm.) — protein MAVGLFGLRAQAQEFTPFRIPLYIFNVGSEDAPQYKVGINLQVGSVTDGSNTPWRMYEFDTGGTGFFAFPYSATENTQGEYSLSYASGNELSAHLSNTSVTFEVTDGGAPASLQSNIGLISSASNPTHPDKSINQWTERLPNEAPLEKYFYGDFGMGLGSLPSTANTPNPVSLFALIPQFGNSANAGFVIHLGDVPASGVGKGLIGTGWVQVGLTTNQLEASHWDATAKMVTPSGETFLNSGQKVYEEILSNGTTSISTSPTDGTPLTFTNIGIVYDTGAPNTEIHPVGADAGDYSDVSQALADALANGGSFSLIGQPYEASNDSTILDTPVGNVSGLNSIGLSTQNVIDSPALYVNTGITAFFGKDVAFNLQDGYVGFNTVPEPNSSALFGISLLIGGWYVIRRSWSGYRRKKAL, from the coding sequence ATGGCAGTTGGGTTGTTCGGACTCAGGGCGCAGGCCCAGGAATTCACGCCGTTCCGCATTCCTCTCTATATTTTCAATGTCGGCTCTGAGGACGCACCTCAATACAAGGTGGGCATAAACCTTCAGGTGGGATCGGTGACCGATGGCTCCAACACCCCCTGGCGGATGTACGAGTTTGATACAGGGGGAACCGGCTTTTTTGCCTTTCCTTACAGCGCCACGGAAAATACCCAGGGTGAATACTCTCTCAGCTATGCGAGCGGGAACGAACTGAGCGCTCATCTGAGCAATACCTCGGTCACCTTCGAGGTCACGGACGGAGGTGCCCCTGCCTCCCTCCAGTCCAATATCGGCTTGATCTCAAGCGCTTCGAATCCGACCCACCCCGACAAGTCCATCAACCAGTGGACAGAACGACTTCCCAACGAAGCACCCTTGGAAAAGTATTTCTACGGGGACTTTGGCATGGGACTCGGATCACTCCCCTCCACCGCAAACACCCCGAACCCGGTCTCTCTCTTTGCCTTGATTCCGCAATTCGGCAATTCCGCGAATGCTGGTTTTGTTATTCACCTGGGAGATGTCCCTGCGTCGGGTGTCGGCAAAGGCCTGATCGGAACGGGTTGGGTTCAGGTCGGACTCACAACGAATCAATTGGAGGCATCTCATTGGGATGCCACCGCAAAGATGGTAACCCCGTCTGGCGAAACATTCCTCAACTCAGGCCAGAAGGTATATGAAGAAATCCTTTCGAACGGAACGACCTCTATCTCGACCAGTCCCACCGATGGTACTCCGCTGACCTTTACCAACATCGGCATCGTGTACGACACCGGAGCACCCAATACCGAGATCCATCCGGTCGGAGCCGACGCAGGTGACTACTCCGATGTCTCTCAAGCCTTGGCCGATGCACTGGCCAACGGCGGTTCCTTTTCCCTGATCGGCCAACCCTACGAGGCATCGAATGACTCGACCATTCTGGATACTCCGGTCGGAAACGTCTCTGGCCTAAACTCCATCGGACTCTCGACCCAAAACGTCATCGACTCGCCCGCCCTCTATGTAAACACCGGGATCACCGCATTCTTCGGAAAGGATGTCGCCTTCAATCTTCAGGATGGCTATGTCGGCTTCAATACCGTGCCGGAGCCAAATAGCTCCGCGCTCTTTGGCATAAGTTTGCTCATTGGAGGATGGTATGTCATCCGCCGCTCCTGGTCGGGATACAGACGAAAAAAAGCACTCTAG
- a CDS encoding MlaD family protein has translation MTERGSQLKVGIFMAIGLAAIAAMVVYFGRFGDSVRGYYQIRVEYPNASGILQGAGVLLAGAKVGVVATPPVILPDMNGVYVMLKIYEEVKIPSKSEFTIGSSGLLGDRFIQINLQPGASQSEPIQPGAVIQGKNETGMSEIFDQVGPVVGEAREAITNIKNISKKLNEQVLTETMLKDLNASMANLKTTTQSFADASKRLDSIMDKAEKTIGTGEDALLSAKGAADELKKTITDVRGIVQQVKAGNGALGVLLSDKQTAENLRILVESMRKRGILWYKDTSRGNPDR, from the coding sequence ATGACAGAACGTGGATCCCAGCTGAAGGTAGGCATTTTCATGGCCATCGGATTGGCCGCCATCGCGGCCATGGTCGTTTATTTTGGCCGTTTCGGAGACAGCGTACGCGGCTACTACCAGATCCGGGTCGAGTACCCGAACGCCAGCGGCATCCTGCAAGGGGCGGGCGTCCTGCTCGCAGGGGCGAAGGTCGGCGTGGTGGCGACTCCGCCGGTGATCCTGCCCGACATGAATGGCGTCTATGTGATGCTGAAGATTTACGAAGAGGTGAAAATCCCGAGCAAATCGGAGTTCACCATCGGCAGCTCGGGCCTGCTCGGCGACCGCTTTATTCAGATCAATCTCCAGCCGGGAGCGAGCCAGTCCGAGCCGATCCAGCCGGGTGCGGTGATCCAAGGTAAGAACGAGACGGGAATGTCGGAGATCTTCGATCAGGTGGGCCCAGTCGTGGGCGAGGCGAGGGAAGCCATCACGAACATCAAGAACATCTCGAAGAAGCTGAACGAGCAGGTGCTGACCGAGACCATGCTGAAGGATCTCAACGCCTCCATGGCTAACCTCAAGACGACCACTCAGTCCTTTGCCGATGCCTCAAAGCGCCTCGACTCCATCATGGACAAGGCCGAGAAGACCATCGGCACAGGTGAGGATGCGTTACTTTCCGCCAAGGGTGCGGCTGACGAACTCAAGAAAACCATCACCGACGTGCGCGGCATCGTGCAGCAGGTGAAGGCGGGCAACGGTGCGCTCGGGGTGCTCCTCAGCGACAAGCAGACCGCCGAGAATCTCCGCATTCTGGTTGAGAGCATGCGCAAGCGCGGCATCCTCTGGTACAAGGATACATCGAGGGGAAATCCCGACCGGTAA
- the rpmH gene encoding 50S ribosomal protein L34: MKRTYQPSKRTRKRQFGFRARMKTKSGRAILSRRRQRGRKRLLPKGVEVHYARHTEA, encoded by the coding sequence ATGAAGCGCACCTATCAACCCAGCAAACGTACGCGCAAGCGCCAGTTCGGCTTCCGCGCGCGGATGAAGACCAAAAGCGGCCGCGCAATCCTGAGCCGTCGTCGTCAGCGTGGACGTAAGCGCCTGCTGCCGAAGGGTGTTGAAGTCCATTACGCCCGTCACACCGAAGCCTAA